In Brassica napus cultivar Da-Ae chromosome C2, Da-Ae, whole genome shotgun sequence, the sequence aaatagaaaaaatagtttatttggTAGTAGCGAATAAACCAGATGGATGTTATTTTTAAGAAGCCACAGTGTATGGATATGGTTCAATATATTAACCGATTCAACCGAATAAACTGAAGAAACcgattaaattaaatatattagtatacttatttataatttttataataatatatatatttggatcaatattttcaataaGAATCAGAGAAATAGActataatattagtcattaagtcctaaaataaatataagataaactaaattatgatattatcagtagatattgttaatatcaactgttaatatctattttcttaattaaatgttctaaatatcatataacatatattaattttttttaaaaaatagtttatatatcagtataataatttaatgtttattaattattttaaatatcatgataaatatatattacataatttttttaaataataatatttattaaactaatgatttatcctaaaatcatgaaaaatatgacaaataaaaaaattcactaaaattatggagaaaatgacaagtaagcaaattcacttctcggataatagtatagataggtGGTTCGGGCATAAAACATGTAGAGATGTTAGTTTTCTATAGTATTTTAATCTATTTGAGGACCAGATAAACAAACAACACAAAACTCACATTACAGAATAACTAATCGAAGAACTGTCTTACAAAAGATGAAGAATTCTATCGTAAGAAACCTAATGATGAATCCCATATTCTTCTGGATTGAATCGATTGAATAGTGAAAACAATGATTGATATAACCATAGTAGATCAGGCAACACTTGACATCTTGACCTCTCATGAAACCAACCGTTGGCTTCACCACTGCCTTTGTCCCTCAAGTTCAAGCCTAGTAATGGTGTTAACAAGCctaatataaattgaaaataaaatataaaaatttcaaatttatatgaaaaaatatcgacactatttgataaaatatataatccaatcataagtaaaaaatagtaaagtaaatgaaaatactattttaaatttcaatttctaaattagtaaaataaaaacataattatggatttattttaagtttggggtaaatataataacatttttcaGGAATATAATGGTTTTTAATATATGTCAATAATATTAGTTGTTTATCTTAGACGCAAATATTtactttaaatataaatatataatttaatattatattatacaatttactaacaaataaattttaattaatattttagaaaaaataatacaattaaaaaatacaaagaatctttagttaatattaaatataaggcaataaataaattatttattaatttttaatttagtaaTAGAAATGAAAATAGCAAAATTAAATAAGAATATCGCATACATTGTGGAAATTTGAAAACAggaaaacataaatcaaaaaggtgaaaagttttatatatatttgtggtttatttatgtttagtttactGATAGAGTAACTTTTTGTAAACATTTATGgcgtattttcatatttattagatAATTATGTAATCGGAGTCCTGGTTAGGGTTTTGGTTCATTCAGGTTTAGAGAAATCACAATAATTAATTGTGGTGGGTATAAAACTATAGACTTATAATAGTAGAAGgtgtaattaattaaaaatcctagaaaacaaaTAGTTTAGTCCAAAggaatgtttctttttttagacAGAACTGTTGATGAGCATAATCCAAAACGAGTTGGTTCATGCCAACGAGATGCTGATAGAGACTGCTTTGAATCCAATCAGATAGAATTGCAGGAAGTAGCTCATGCACAGTTTGATGAGTGGGTTTTAGTGTTGATGAAGACACGCTGCCTTGATAATCAGGCTTCAGATGTAACACCATTTAGGCTTATCAGAGAGAATAACGTTGAAGAAGTTGGGTTGTATCAAGACAAAACTCCATAACTCTATCCCTGTGGCTACCATTGCATTCTATGATTGGTGAGAATGTTGATGAACATACTTTTGCCTCCTCACCACTGCCTTTCTCCCTCAAATTTAAGCCTAGTACAGTTGCAACCCATGAATCCATAGCTTATGTTTAATTGAATTACTTTTAGCCCTTTCACTCTACCATTTACTTGTGACAGTCAATGCACCAAGTGTCTCTATATAAACTCTCTTAAGTTTTACAACTCACTCACTTCTCAtcacaaacacaaaacaaatcTCAACCATATTCAGTTCCTAAACTCTCTATATGGCGCTACTAAACCGGGTTTCTTGGTTACCTTCACTGTGATGCTCATGCTCATTGTGGTTTCACCCACAGTGACATCTCGACCACTCATGAAGCCAACCGTTGGTGTGCACGCACCTTCTCCTTCCACAAGCCTTGTCTACCgctgatgaagaagaaacagGTTACTGCTGGGACTCACTGATGCAGCTTCAACACTGTTGGAGAGCTGATCTTGTTCTTCCTTAACCGGTGAGACTTATTACACTGGACCTGGGTGTTGCAGTGCAATAAGAACCGTTGGACTCTCTCAAGTGCTGGTCTACTATGATTGGTGCTCTTCTTGGTTTCACTCCTCAAGAAGGTGACGTGCTCCAAGGTTACTCTGATGACGACAATGACTCTGACCATAAGAATGGTGATGAACATGTTCTTGCCTCCTCACCACTGCCTTTGTCCCTCAAGTTCAAGCCTAGTAATGTTGTTAACCCTTGAATCCAGACACTATGTTCTCTATTTAACGAGTTTCCTATGTAATTACTTTAGCCTTTTCATTCTACCATTTACATGTAACAGTCAAGGCCCCAAGTGTCTCTATATAAACTAAACTCTCTACGGTTATCACCAAACACAAACAAATCTCAAGCATATCAATCTTCAGAGAAAATGGCTACCAAACTAAGTTTTGTGGTTACCTTGACTGTGACGCTCATGCTCATGGTGTGGACAGCTGGAACCAACCGTGGGTGCACCTTGTCCTTCCACAAGCCTTAATGTGCCGTCTCAAGCTTGATGAAGAAACAGGTTACTGCTGTGACTCGCTGATGCAATTGTTCTGGACAGCTGATCTTGTTCTTCCTTAACCGGTGAGACACTGCTACGTTTTATTTTTCCAAGAGAAATATGATTATCTAAAAGATCGTTTACTCAGAACAAGGTTTTCACAAATGTAGCAAACATATTAATCCTCTTCTTCTCAGATCCAGGCATACCCTTTGTTAAATCAATGAACGATCCACCAACACACATAATAACCCTAAGCGCTGTTCAGGTCAACAGACAGTAGGAAAACATACTAATAATTAAAAGAGTTTATGAGCCACAGCTACGGCACCATGGTACAGAATCTTTGGGGATAATAATAAAACACAAGAAAAGCTTATCATGTCTTAGATTAGAAACAACTACGGGCGttaaataaacttaaaataattGCTAGATAGAACGACAAGCGTTACGTCAACGCTTTAACTACTCTCAGCGACTCTCACTCATGGGAGGAAACGATGATCCGCAACATCCACTGTACTTATGGTCTTGGAAGGTTGTCCAAGTAACTCTGCCACAATGTCAATGAATTCATTCACACCTCTTTGGCTAGTCCTGATGTGGGCAGCTAGATCCGCTAAAACCGGAGGATATCGTTTAGCAACCTAGTAAACACACGTTTCAAAGTTCATTATGATTTAGCTATCTTCAAAggcagaaaaagaaaagagaaaaacacaGACCTCATCGAAGAAAGCATATGTCCTTGCGGGTGATAATTTCATCGTAGAGATGCGTGATCCTGTAGTCGAGTATGATCTTCAATAACTCCCTCTACAAAAAACGACTTGGAACTCAATGCCCACAAAAACCAATCacaataaagaaaatgaaatttcaaaaaaaaacctgATTAGGAGATAAATTGATGCCAACATCAATGGCGAAGGTAGGTGGCTGTGAAGTAAATTCAACGGACATATGCAAGATAAATTGTAAAAGCGTGGAACTCTTGCCATCCCAATCCCATAGATATGGAATACTGACGCTACCATTGGGAGCACAGGGTCGATTGCCGTAGTACCGTCTTCGCAGACTACCCACGCTTGAGGAGGATCGTTAGGATAAGACTCTGGGAGATAAATGGTGATAAAAGCTTTGAAGTATTTTCCCTTGTAGATATAGTAAACATCACCAGCAAAGTTGAGCAGATTTGTCACTGGTTCGGATTTCATCCACGGGTAACAATAGAGTGTTTCCTTGATATGTGCCAAGACATCATCCAAGTGGGCATGAGCAAGACCCCAACGCCTCATCTTGTGAATAAACATAGGAACTTCTACCTGTAGATTGATTTGACAGTTAGTTTCAtgataattcaaatatttattctaaCTACAATCACATATAACTTACATTAAATCGGCTGGGAGCTTTGATTGGAGGATAGAATCCATTGTATGGGTTATGTAGAAGAAGTTCATGAACAATCTTCAGATATTCGTTTCGCATCGGCTCACCTCCTTGTTCAATGTATAGTGCTACATCATTTGGCTGTGGAACAATTCGGCGAGTAACCTGATCGATAAACCTTTTTTTAGCTTGGGCAGGAAACGTTTGAATCTTGTCATAGAGACTCTTCCCATGAAGAGCTAAAAGTTCGAGTAGAAATAGAAATTAGGGTTTGTACTTGACAATAGCTATTGAAATCATGCAACCATTAGATCACGGTCCCGATTACGAAGAGaattgaaaaaatagattacctCCTCTTTAGGGtttgctagagagagagagtgtgtgtgaCTGACAAGGCGGTGATGGAGATGAACCGTGGCGGAAAGAGGTAATCCGGACAATTGCCACCTTGAAGCTATTTAGGTCTGGTACACTAAACCGGACCGAAAAAATCAATTCGAACTGTGAAATATTTGATTGAATTTCCGGTTATGATTATTATCTAAACCGTTTAAAATCTACAAATTAGCAGTTAAAATTTATATGGGATAATCCATTATGGCATAACTCGCCAGCTCTAGTGGTTAGTGATGCGTTGATAATCTCTGCGACGCAAGGATAGCtcaattttgtgtttttttcctTATTCAAACGAAACGATGTCGTTTTGTTAGAGTAAGCTGACACTGTTGTTTCTGATAATTGCTCTGTTTTGTTTGAATAGTCTTGGCATATAAGACACTGGTTTtcataaacaaaacataatcCTTCCACTGCTTTCCTCCACTCTTGTAGCTAGACTCAAAATGCCATGATTCGAAGCgctttctcctcttctttgtAGTTCTCACAGAGACTATATGATGAACAGACAATAAATCACTAGCAAATTCAATGTGTAACTGAGGTCGAGACATTAATTCCCTGTCGCACATCCAGGAAGCTCTCTTTCGGTCTACATCAGGCAAACGAGGTATCTCCAAAGAATCTGTCTCCAGTTTTAAGCCAGTCAGCTGCTCCATATAACTGTATCCCAAGGCTCAGAACTCAGCCCACTACACTGCTCCGATGCTGAAACAAGGCTGCAAAGAGTCAGTCTTGTGTCTCTCTATTGCTCATAAGTCAGAGCTGAACTAGTTTAGGAGGACTTGCAATTTTCGAAACACTCTTAGCCATGACAAAGTATCTCTAAGGATGGATTCCGATACAGAAACCAGTACCTGAGATAGTGCACTTATTCTGTCAATCTTCTCTGTAGCCCAAAGAGACTTGTCTGCTTCTGTTAATTTGCAGTCTCGCGTCAACTTCGTAGTGATCACCTCCTCATGTTCATCGTCTTTACTTGCCTCCAACGTACTTAATTACTGTTCTCAGAATCATCATATGTAtccagcttcttcatcgtttcaTCATCTTTACTAATCTTATGCATCAATCCATCAACAACAATATCTGTAGCTTGAGTCGATGATGTTGTATCAATGGCTTCTGCTTCATGCAGCATCAGCATTTGGTATCCTGATGGTAGACTGCTGATGCCTAACgtagatattaaaaagaaattctacaaaattaagaatttttttttaggtaTATAACTatcaaaatgtaaaacaaataatatttctgAAATCgtagatattaaaaagaaagTAATGATATTGAGATTAAGAAAATACGATTTTTCAAAAGCTgcataaaattttgaagaattgttttagtaataaaaatatataattataaaaatgaattaaatagTACTTTGAAAACTGTAAATTATTACTCcttatgtttttaaaagatgcatattctagacttttcacatatattaagaaaactcattaaatatgAATTGTTTTTGGTGAATAACAATTTTCCATAACTTTAAGCCAAcagaaattcaataaacaccattaatttttttgaaacttaaaatttttcataaaatcatacattgaaaaagtaaaaaatgtatcctttttaaaacaatttttttttccagaacataaatcttttaggaacggaggcAAGGATAgtgggaagaagaaagaaatccAAACCTCATGAGTCAGGGATTAAGCGAATGCCAGCTCTGGAGAAAACCGGCGGAGACGATTACGATGGCAAGGAGAGTGGGAAGATGGAATCGAAATGGTCTGTGTCTTATCCCATCTGGATGACCGAGTGTGAGAgattaattataaaatgagaAATTAGGGTCTATAGCCACGAAAAAAATGGTAATTGGCAGAATAGCTATTTAACCTAACAATTCTATACACATTGttacatttatatattaatacgCTTCTACCCCTTCACGCAACCGGTTGAACCTGatagaagacaaaaaaaataaaaattaattattatcttCACAAAAGTAAATCGTGTCTTGCCGAGGTTCACAATAGTAAATCGTGTCTTGCCGAGGTTCACAATTTCTTCATTTCACTTTCTCTGGTAACTAGGCGAAAGGTCTCCTGCTCCGATCTGCTCATTGCCTCTGCATGCAATCAAAAGCTTCTCCATCTTGTTCGTCCTCGCTTTTCAATTGTCTTCCGTGTTAGGGTTCTTCACCAACTCGATTCTTCTCATATCTCTGAAACACATGTAAGTTCTTTGTGTCTTCCATAGATTCTCTTCAATGTCTCTTTATTGTGCTTATTTTCTTTCAATTTGGGACTCATTTCAGAAATAGGGTGTTATAACTGCTAAGTTTGTAACATCGTCTGTTGTGGTTTGGTGTTGCTTTCTATGGTTGGTTTTGTTTGTATATGATTCTAGTTGTTTGTGGTCTTTCTTAaactatatttgtatttttatcttATATGCATAGTAAATGATGTAGTaatattgtttcaatatggaataGCATATGCGTTACATACAGGTTCTACTGTCTGGAAATGACATGATCTCCATTAGGTATATTCAATTTGACGtgaaatagaataaaatatagaCGTTTGTATTCCATTTGACttggaataaaataaatttgaacatTTAATATCACCTTCTTTAATTTCTGAATTCATACTtgtgttttatttatgtatttttatactTTTACGAGGATTTATATTTCTGTCTAGGGTTTGGTGATGATTGAAGAGGGGTTAACTTTAGGAAATTGAGTTCGTCATTGCAAGATTGGGATTGACATTGGATTAAGTGTCATATTTCTGTTTAGGATTTCATTATTAGTTGATAGGGTTTCATAAATATTCCCCTGTGTGGTTTAAGATCAAGAGCTATGCATATCGTTACGTCTTACATGGTTTCCATTCCACATTATGTTATACtatacaatttattttacatttattttgttatatggATCATAACACCTTTATTTTTCGCATTTGTTTATCAGGTTACAATTGGAAGATTTAGGTTGTGAAGTAGATTGTTCGAAACTAGATTTGAGCCACTTGGGTGAATATATTCTCATTTATATGTAATGATGCAATGTGTATATAAGTGGAATAGATCGTGTGTACGTAAAATGGAAAGACCATTCATGTgaatgaaatatataatatttactcGTTTAGTGATTATTGGTACTCGTTTAGTGATTATTTATTGCCAAACAAGACTACCTTTTTTTTATCGTATACCCATCTAGGCTAGATCAAGTGGAGAGCAGACGAGCCGATTCTCCGAGGAGCACCTCCATATGCCCGGTTCTGATCTATGAGGGAGAAAATATAACCGCTGGTCCTTGCATCTTTTGCTAACACGTCTGCCCGGCCATTTCGACTTTGAGGGATATGAGACAGTCTCACATCCTCTAAGTCATTCTAAAACCTCTGGAACACCTTGATTTATGTCGCGAATTCTGGACAGTCCATCGGGTTTGTAGTCATGTCCACTAAGTCCGAGCAGTCTCTCTTGAACTGTACCGAAGTGATTCTCTTGTCTCTCATACATGAAGCTTCCCAAAGTAACCCTTCCATCACAACATACAAAGCTGAGAGGCTCCTGTTACACGCCCGTAATCCGAAGAATTCTGAGCCCATTTGATCCTTAAAACTCTACCCTAAGCAACTAACACTGCCATTATTGATCCATGATGCATCAGTTTGACATGTAGGGATTCAAGGTATCCAATGGGGCACTATCTCAACCTCCATAGTAGGTGGATCGTTATGATCCTCATTTGCTTCCTCATTTTCGTAAGCCTTCCTCCAACATTCTGCCTCAAGAGACGTATGTTGGAGGATGTCAATGGGGGATACGTCTTTTGTTCTAAAGAGTTTTCCGTTCCttgccttccaaatgtaccaacaTATCCATGGGAAAGTATCGAATTGTGGTCTCATAGGAGCCACCTCTTTTCTCTTCAAAAACAGGAAGTTCATGTTTTGGTATATGGATGTACTCGGGAAGTAACCCGAAAGGGACAAATAGTCCGATAAAGCCCAAACTTGAAGAGATGGGGGGGGGCATTCAAAAAGAATATGATTAATCGACTCTACTGGGCCAGCACATCTAGGACAACTCCTATCGGTGCCCATGTGTCTATCCGTGAGCCTCTCTGCTGTCGCCACACAGCCTGAGATAGCCTGCCACAAAAAATGCTTCATCTTACTTGGGGCCTTTATCTTCCACACATGGCTCTGTAGGCTCGTGATACTTGGTTCTATCGTCCTTTTCTGTGAAAGACTCAACTTGGTCGATCGAAGTAGGTCATAGCCAGTTTAAACTAAATAAAC encodes:
- the LOC106381406 gene encoding uncharacterized protein LOC106381406 codes for the protein MRNEYLKIVHELLLHNPYNGFYPPIKAPSRFNVEVPMFIHKMRRWGLAHAHLDDVLAHIKETLYCYPWMKSEPVTNLLNFAGDVYYIYKGKYFKAFITIYLPESYPNDPPQAWVVCEDGTTAIDPVLPMVASVFHIYGIGMARVPRFYNLSCICPLNLLHSHLPSPLMLASIYLLIRGSY